One Pseudoalteromonas sp. UG3-2 DNA window includes the following coding sequences:
- a CDS encoding flippase: protein MKALSNSIWMMLEKVLKLGLALIVTAQIARYLGPTSYGVFSLSLTILAILTVISLSGLNRITVREVVESISTEDTREILTTVFYIRLIISFLLYLIFSSALFVYGYEYWLGYSLVFLSIIFTPFNSVDLYFQSVNKLKVVSFYRSASSVVSSLIKLILVYYQADIFYLFLAVFIEYLLVALFLFLCVKKEMNFFNPNSFSLKKAKCFLSESWVEVIAGFGGILFMKLDIVMLQYLDSSESVGLYSAATRLSEAWYFIPASIITVTFPAVIKAKKENDGVYKDKLLLLMTLISFISLLSIATLTFIAKDIVLFIFGESYLQSASVLMVHCWVCLFIFLGSTSGSYMAAEKLLKYNLYRNLIGLLINIIANCLLIPQYGGIGAAYATLIAVVFAFLLSDLLFHPIRFLFFLKIKSLIPIRLFRKAFEANFIKF, encoded by the coding sequence ATGAAAGCCTTGTCAAACTCAATTTGGATGATGCTAGAAAAAGTTTTAAAGCTAGGGCTGGCACTTATTGTTACAGCCCAAATTGCCAGGTATCTAGGGCCTACTTCTTATGGTGTGTTTTCTTTATCATTAACTATTTTAGCCATATTAACAGTCATTAGTTTGTCTGGGTTAAACAGGATTACAGTTCGGGAGGTCGTTGAAAGTATAAGTACAGAAGATACTAGAGAAATACTTACAACTGTTTTTTATATAAGGTTAATTATAAGTTTTCTTTTGTATTTAATATTTTCATCTGCTCTTTTTGTATATGGTTATGAATATTGGTTAGGTTACTCTTTAGTTTTCTTATCTATTATTTTTACCCCTTTTAACTCGGTAGATTTGTATTTTCAAAGTGTTAATAAGTTAAAAGTTGTTAGTTTTTATCGTTCAGCCTCAAGTGTTGTTAGCTCGCTTATAAAATTAATTTTGGTATATTATCAAGCAGATATATTTTATCTATTTCTCGCTGTATTCATAGAATATTTGTTGGTTGCGTTATTTCTTTTTCTTTGTGTGAAAAAAGAAATGAATTTTTTTAACCCAAATTCATTTTCATTAAAAAAAGCTAAATGTTTTTTGAGTGAATCTTGGGTGGAAGTAATTGCAGGGTTTGGTGGTATATTATTCATGAAGCTAGATATTGTAATGTTACAATATTTGGACTCATCAGAAAGTGTGGGGCTATATTCTGCAGCCACAAGGTTGTCTGAAGCATGGTATTTTATTCCTGCTTCAATTATTACTGTAACGTTCCCTGCTGTGATTAAAGCGAAAAAAGAAAATGATGGTGTTTATAAAGATAAACTATTACTTCTTATGACATTGATTAGTTTCATATCCTTGCTTTCTATAGCGACTTTAACTTTTATTGCTAAAGATATTGTCCTTTTTATTTTTGGTGAAAGTTATCTGCAAAGTGCTAGTGTTTTGATGGTTCATTGTTGGGTATGTTTGTTCATTTTTTTGGGATCTACTTCAGGCTCTTATATGGCGGCAGAAAAGCTATTAAAATACAATCTATATCGTAACTTAATAGGGTTACTTATTAACATCATAGCTAACTGTTTGCTTATACCTCAATATGGCGGTATTGGTGCTGCCTACGCAACTCTAATAGCTGTAGTATTCGCATTTTTATTATCCGACTTACTATTTCACCCAATAAGATTTCTATTTTTCTTGAAAATTAAGTCCTTAATACCTATAAGGCTTTTTCGAAAAGCCTTTGAAGCAAATTTTATTAAATTTTAA
- a CDS encoding polysaccharide biosynthesis tyrosine autokinase, which yields MNAQPNIITQQKTTKDDVQEIDLMALLGALLDAKWFIAGITAVFMALGVAYAIFSTPIYQATAMIQVEEKGGSVPGFDDMSGMFESTSAAVTEIELLKSRSVIGEAVDQLNLDTVVEPKLFPIIGSRSYRKFVPQAEQPVAEPSFGANSYAWGGEKVEVHRFRVPQSAIGVGFTLKALENNRFELLNGDDQVVLAGKVGETVKQGNFELTLKTLIARPQTEFTIIKRNRLQTIIDLQAAIGASEKGKDSGIINLSLQHHIPAYAEQVLDKVAAIYVRRNVERNSAEAQKSLEFLEVQLPEVKRNLERAEKAFNEYQIKQESIDISLETQAILEQIVELETKIQELELKRLELGRKFKREHPAYRGVIEQIETVKKQRNELAGEVQILPETQRDLLRLKRDVEVNNEIYTLLLAKTQELDIVRAGTVGNVRIVDYAEVNTTKPVKPKKALIVVMATMLGGMLAVAIVLVRRALHKGIEDPNEIEAIGLPVYASVPYSEYQVKLTGFAKARKNKAAKAKSILAVDNPADLSIEALRSLRTSLHFAMMEAKNNIIAISGPSPGVGKSFISVNLATVLAQSGKKVLIIDADMRKGYLQTQFGMQWDNGLSDYLSGRLNLSEITKPSQVEGLDVITRGQIPPNPSELLMHSNFSKLVEEVSVKYDLIIIDTPPILAVTDPAIVSAHAGSTLLVTRFGQNHIRELELTRNRFEQNGIDVKGVVFNGVVKKASNAYGYYGYYNYEYKSNN from the coding sequence ATGAACGCTCAGCCAAATATTATCACCCAGCAAAAAACGACAAAAGACGACGTACAAGAAATAGACTTAATGGCGCTATTGGGCGCACTGCTCGATGCTAAATGGTTTATTGCCGGCATCACCGCCGTGTTTATGGCGCTAGGTGTGGCCTACGCCATTTTTAGCACCCCCATTTACCAAGCCACCGCCATGATCCAGGTAGAAGAAAAAGGTGGCTCGGTACCAGGGTTTGACGACATGTCTGGCATGTTTGAGTCAACCTCAGCCGCCGTCACCGAAATCGAGCTGCTTAAATCGCGTAGCGTAATTGGCGAAGCGGTAGATCAACTTAATTTAGACACCGTAGTAGAGCCAAAGCTGTTTCCAATCATTGGCTCTCGCAGCTACCGTAAATTTGTACCGCAAGCCGAGCAACCAGTTGCCGAGCCAAGCTTTGGCGCAAACTCTTACGCTTGGGGCGGTGAAAAGGTTGAGGTACACCGCTTTCGTGTACCGCAAAGTGCCATTGGCGTTGGTTTTACGCTAAAAGCTCTGGAGAATAATCGCTTTGAGTTACTCAATGGCGACGACCAAGTGGTGCTAGCTGGTAAAGTAGGCGAAACCGTAAAACAAGGTAATTTTGAGCTGACGCTTAAAACCCTAATCGCAAGGCCGCAAACCGAGTTTACTATTATTAAACGCAACCGCTTACAAACCATCATCGACTTACAAGCGGCCATTGGCGCTTCTGAAAAAGGCAAAGACTCCGGCATTATTAACCTAAGCTTGCAGCATCATATTCCGGCTTATGCAGAGCAAGTGCTCGATAAAGTCGCGGCTATTTACGTCCGCCGCAACGTAGAGCGTAACAGCGCCGAGGCTCAGAAGTCGCTTGAGTTTTTAGAGGTACAATTACCTGAGGTAAAACGCAACCTAGAGCGCGCAGAAAAAGCCTTTAATGAATACCAAATTAAGCAAGAGTCCATCGACATAAGCCTAGAAACCCAAGCCATTCTAGAGCAAATCGTAGAGCTAGAAACCAAAATTCAAGAGCTAGAGCTTAAACGCTTAGAACTAGGCCGTAAATTTAAACGCGAGCACCCAGCCTATCGCGGCGTAATAGAGCAAATAGAAACGGTTAAAAAACAACGTAACGAACTAGCGGGCGAAGTACAAATACTGCCAGAAACCCAGCGCGACCTATTACGCTTAAAGCGTGATGTAGAAGTAAACAACGAAATTTATACTCTGTTACTGGCCAAAACCCAAGAGCTAGACATAGTACGTGCAGGCACCGTGGGTAATGTGCGTATTGTTGACTACGCTGAAGTAAACACTACCAAGCCAGTAAAACCCAAAAAAGCACTCATTGTGGTTATGGCCACTATGCTTGGCGGTATGCTAGCTGTAGCAATTGTGTTAGTGCGCCGTGCACTGCATAAAGGTATTGAAGATCCAAACGAAATAGAAGCTATTGGCCTGCCAGTATACGCCAGTGTGCCTTACTCAGAGTACCAAGTTAAACTTACTGGCTTTGCCAAAGCGCGAAAAAATAAAGCCGCTAAGGCTAAATCTATCCTAGCGGTCGATAACCCGGCAGACCTTTCTATAGAGGCGCTTCGCAGCCTAAGAACCAGCCTGCACTTTGCTATGATGGAGGCAAAAAATAACATTATTGCTATTTCGGGCCCAAGCCCAGGTGTAGGTAAATCGTTTATTTCAGTTAACCTAGCAACGGTATTAGCCCAAAGCGGTAAAAAGGTACTAATCATCGACGCCGACATGCGAAAAGGCTACCTACAAACCCAATTTGGTATGCAGTGGGACAACGGTTTAAGTGATTACTTATCAGGCCGTTTAAACCTAAGTGAAATTACTAAACCTTCACAGGTAGAGGGGCTAGATGTAATCACTCGTGGTCAAATACCGCCAAACCCTTCAGAGCTACTAATGCACAGCAACTTCAGTAAGCTAGTAGAAGAAGTCAGCGTAAAGTACGATCTAATCATTATAGATACGCCACCTATCTTAGCGGTCACCGACCCAGCAATTGTGAGTGCCCATGCTGGTAGCACTTTACTAGTAACCCGATTTGGCCAAAACCACATCAGAGAGCTGGAGCTAACTCGCAACCGCTTTGAGCAAAATGGCATAGACGTAAAAGGCGTGGTGTTTAACGGCGTAGTGAAAAAAGCCAGTAATGCCTATGGTTATTATGGGTATTATAATTACGAGTATAAATCTAATAATTAA
- a CDS encoding low molecular weight protein-tyrosine-phosphatase: MFDSVLMVCAGNICRSPTAEYVLKSKLTDQNITVSSAGLTALEGKPADPMAQELTQAKNIDMSGHQGRQLSGPIVAQNSLILVMEQRHFDDICTRYPQARGKTFLLGKWIGDKEIPDPYRQSREAFEHVYELIDSACSAWQKYL; the protein is encoded by the coding sequence ATGTTCGACAGTGTACTAATGGTATGTGCTGGCAATATTTGCCGCAGCCCCACAGCTGAGTATGTGCTAAAAAGCAAACTCACTGACCAAAACATAACCGTGTCGTCGGCAGGCCTAACCGCATTAGAGGGCAAGCCAGCCGACCCAATGGCACAAGAGCTCACTCAAGCAAAAAATATCGACATGAGCGGCCACCAAGGCCGCCAACTTAGTGGCCCCATTGTTGCCCAAAACAGCCTTATCTTGGTGATGGAGCAGCGCCACTTTGATGATATATGCACGCGCTACCCGCAAGCTCGCGGCAAAACCTTCCTGCTCGGCAAATGGATTGGCGATAAAGAAATCCCCGATCCTTACCGCCAATCGCGCGAAGCCTTCGAGCATGTTTACGAGCTAATCGACAGCGCCTGCAGCGCTTGGCAAAAGTACTTATAA
- a CDS encoding polysaccharide export protein, protein MALRCKTIIASAVLLAMSGCTLIPGGHFNGIKSGEQTANLEQDLEQVNIRVIDAQLVQKQKNSKEINKERSSLSGVDTSNYEYRLGVGDVITIGVWDHPELTIPAAVQRTAEFDGFRVQADGTITFAYAPKVPAAGKTVTELRDALSQRLSRVIEDPQIDVKVVGFKSQKAYVTGEVTKPGVYPITETPTTLIDAINQAGGLTEAADWETVTFTRGDNTETIQLDDFYAEGDISQNRLLKHGDIVHVSRNDKRNVYVLGDVIRAGKVNVNRYGLSLAEALTEVGGFNERTADANGVFVLRKRNLERDGVLADVYQLHAKNVASLVLAEQFELQPQDIVYVTSAPLARWNKVISLLLPSLSTVDALQDIENQ, encoded by the coding sequence ATGGCGCTACGCTGTAAAACTATCATTGCTTCTGCTGTCTTATTAGCAATGAGTGGCTGTACTCTGATCCCAGGGGGCCATTTCAACGGAATTAAGTCAGGCGAACAAACCGCCAACCTAGAACAAGACCTAGAGCAAGTGAACATTCGCGTTATCGATGCTCAATTGGTTCAAAAACAAAAAAATAGCAAGGAAATCAACAAAGAACGCAGCTCATTATCTGGGGTCGACACCTCAAACTACGAATACCGCTTAGGCGTGGGCGACGTCATCACCATTGGCGTGTGGGATCACCCCGAGCTTACCATTCCAGCTGCAGTACAAAGAACCGCCGAGTTCGATGGTTTCCGCGTACAGGCCGATGGCACCATCACTTTTGCCTATGCCCCAAAAGTACCTGCTGCCGGTAAAACCGTAACCGAATTACGAGATGCCTTATCACAAAGACTAAGTCGCGTTATTGAAGACCCACAAATCGATGTAAAAGTAGTGGGTTTTAAAAGCCAAAAAGCTTATGTAACCGGCGAAGTAACCAAGCCTGGTGTATACCCAATCACAGAAACGCCAACCACATTAATCGACGCCATTAACCAAGCTGGCGGCTTAACCGAGGCGGCCGATTGGGAAACCGTAACCTTTACCCGTGGCGACAACACCGAAACCATCCAACTAGACGATTTCTATGCCGAAGGCGACATCTCTCAAAACCGTTTATTAAAACACGGCGATATTGTGCATGTGAGCCGCAACGATAAGCGCAACGTGTACGTACTTGGCGATGTAATTCGAGCCGGTAAAGTAAATGTTAATCGCTATGGCCTAAGCCTAGCAGAGGCACTTACCGAGGTAGGCGGCTTTAACGAGCGCACTGCCGACGCCAACGGCGTGTTTGTGCTACGTAAACGCAACCTAGAGCGCGATGGGGTATTGGCCGATGTATATCAACTCCATGCCAAAAATGTCGCCTCGTTGGTGTTAGCCGAGCAGTTTGAGCTACAACCCCAAGACATAGTCTACGTAACCAGTGCGCCACTGGCACGTTGGAACAAGGTAATCAGCTTATTGTTGCCGTCGCTTTCAACCGTTGACGCCCTTCAAGATATAGAAAATCAGTAG